From a region of the Falco peregrinus isolate bFalPer1 chromosome 5, bFalPer1.pri, whole genome shotgun sequence genome:
- the THRB gene encoding thyroid hormone receptor beta isoform X3, translating into MSGYIPSYLDKDELCVVCGDKATGYHYRCITCEGCKGFFRRTIQKNLHPTYSCKYEGKCVIDKVTRNQCQECRFKKCIFVGMATDLVLDDSKRLAKRKLIEENREKRRREELQKTIGHKPEPTDEEWELIKIVTEAHVATNAQGSHWKQKRKFLPEDIGQAPIVNAPEGGKVDLEAFSQFTKIITPAITRVVDFAKKLPMFCELPCEDQIILLKGCCMEIMSLRAAVRYDPESETLTLNGEMAVTRGQLKNGGLGVVSDAIFDLGMSLSSFNLDDTEVALLQAVLLMSSDRPGLVCVERIEKCQEGFLLAFEHYINYRKHHVAHFWPKLLMKVTDLRMIGACHASRFLHMKVECPTELFPPLFLEVFED; encoded by the exons gGTATATACCCAGTTACTTAGACAAGGATGAGCTATGTGTAGTATGTGGGGACAAAGCTACTGGATATCATTATCGCTGCATCACTTGCGAAGGTTGCAAG ggtttttttagaagaacCATTCAGAAAAACCTCCATCCAACCTATTCCTGTAAATATGAAGGAAAATGTGTGATAGACAAAGTAACAAGAAATCAGTGCCAGGAATGTCGCTTCAAAAAATGTATCTTTGTTGGCATGGCAACAGATT tGGTGTTGGATGACAGCAAGCGGTTGGCAAAGAGGAAGCTGATAGAAGAAAATCGAGAGAAGAGACGTCgggaagagctgcagaaaaccaTTGGGCACAAACCAGAGCCAACAGATGAGGAATGGGAGCTCATCAAAATTGTTACTGAAGCACATGTGGCCACCAATGCACAAGGAAGCCActggaagcagaagaggaaattTCTG CCGGAAGATATTGGGCAGGCACCAATAGTTAATGCCCCAGAAGGTGGGAAAGTGGATTTAGAAGCCTTCAGCCAGTTTACAAAAATTATCACACCAGCGATTACAAGAGTGGTGGATTTTGCCAAAAAGTTGCCTATGTTTTGTGAG CTGCCATGTGAAGACCAGATCATCCTTCTGAAAGGCTGCTGTATGGAGATAATGTCCCTCCGAGCAGCGGTTCGCTATGACCCTGAGAGTGAGACTCTAACACTAAATGGGGAGATGGCGGTGACAAGGGGCCAGCTAAAAAATGGGGGTCTTGGCGTAGTGTCTGATGCCATTTTTGACCTGGGCATGTCTCTTTCTTCATTTAACCTGGATGACACCGAGGTTGCCCTTCTTCAGGCTGTTCTGCTCATGTCATCAG ATCGCCCAGGCCTTGTTTGTGTTGAGAGGATAGAAAAGTGTCAAGAGGGTTTCCTCCTGGCATTCGAACACTAcattaattacagaaaacacCATGTTGCACACTTTTGGCCAAAACTGCTGATGAAAGTGACAGACCTGCGAATGATCGGCGCCTGC
- the THRB gene encoding thyroid hormone receptor beta isoform X4 → MVAEWAWLKGSASYQCGQVDMHGNATASGEPGNHLLSKTPHLSKILAMPTVCSSAVFAKHPGRGLLSWDRLIHLPDRSQKWNVVGIAENHLCRKRHSKNYDIQRNGQQLSQCLHASTWTSTILQPGHTKANFQVMSSAQEYQKEEKKFKGYIPSYLDKDELCVVCGDKATGYHYRCITCEGCKGFFRRTIQKNLHPTYSCKYEGKCVIDKVTRNQCQECRFKKCIFVGMATDLVLDDSKRLAKRKLIEENREKRRREELQKTIGHKPEPTDEEWELIKIVTEAHVATNAQGSHWKQKRKFLPEDIGQAPIVNAPEGGKVDLEAFSQFTKIITPAITRVVDFAKKLPMFCELPCEDQIILLKGCCMEIMSLRAAVRYDPESETLTLNGEMAVTRGQLKNGGLGVVSDAIFDLGMSLSSFNLDDTEVALLQAVLLMSSDRPGLVCVERIEKCQEGFLLAFEHYINYRKHHVAHFWPKLLMKVTDLRMIGACHASRFLHMKVECPTELFPPLFLEVFED, encoded by the exons ATGGTGGCTGAATGGGCATGGCTGAAAGGCTCTGCATCGTATCAGTGCGGTCAAGTGGATATGCACGGGAATGCCACGGCGTCAGGAGAGCCGGGGAACCACTTGCTTTCCAAAACTCCACACCTGAGCAAGATTTTGGCAATGCCAACAGTTTGTAGCTCTGCAGTATTTGCCAAACATCCAGGACGTGGCCTCCTTTCATGGGACAGACTGATTCACCTTCCTGACAGAAGTCAGAAATGGAACGTAGTGGGCATAGCGGAAAACCATTTGTGTAGGAAAAGGCACTCCAAAAATTATGATATCCAGAGGAATGGACAGCAGCTTTCGCAATGTCTACATGCTTCAACTTGGACTAGCACAATTCTACAGCCAGGCCATACAAAAGCAAACTTTCAAGTTATGTCAAGTGCCCAGGAAtaccaaaaagaagaaaaaaaatttaaag gGTATATACCCAGTTACTTAGACAAGGATGAGCTATGTGTAGTATGTGGGGACAAAGCTACTGGATATCATTATCGCTGCATCACTTGCGAAGGTTGCAAG ggtttttttagaagaacCATTCAGAAAAACCTCCATCCAACCTATTCCTGTAAATATGAAGGAAAATGTGTGATAGACAAAGTAACAAGAAATCAGTGCCAGGAATGTCGCTTCAAAAAATGTATCTTTGTTGGCATGGCAACAGATT tGGTGTTGGATGACAGCAAGCGGTTGGCAAAGAGGAAGCTGATAGAAGAAAATCGAGAGAAGAGACGTCgggaagagctgcagaaaaccaTTGGGCACAAACCAGAGCCAACAGATGAGGAATGGGAGCTCATCAAAATTGTTACTGAAGCACATGTGGCCACCAATGCACAAGGAAGCCActggaagcagaagaggaaattTCTG CCGGAAGATATTGGGCAGGCACCAATAGTTAATGCCCCAGAAGGTGGGAAAGTGGATTTAGAAGCCTTCAGCCAGTTTACAAAAATTATCACACCAGCGATTACAAGAGTGGTGGATTTTGCCAAAAAGTTGCCTATGTTTTGTGAG CTGCCATGTGAAGACCAGATCATCCTTCTGAAAGGCTGCTGTATGGAGATAATGTCCCTCCGAGCAGCGGTTCGCTATGACCCTGAGAGTGAGACTCTAACACTAAATGGGGAGATGGCGGTGACAAGGGGCCAGCTAAAAAATGGGGGTCTTGGCGTAGTGTCTGATGCCATTTTTGACCTGGGCATGTCTCTTTCTTCATTTAACCTGGATGACACCGAGGTTGCCCTTCTTCAGGCTGTTCTGCTCATGTCATCAG ATCGCCCAGGCCTTGTTTGTGTTGAGAGGATAGAAAAGTGTCAAGAGGGTTTCCTCCTGGCATTCGAACACTAcattaattacagaaaacacCATGTTGCACACTTTTGGCCAAAACTGCTGATGAAAGTGACAGACCTGCGAATGATCGGCGCCTGC
- the THRB gene encoding thyroid hormone receptor beta isoform X1 — protein MNYCMQEIYEVHPAAGSNCYMQSTDYCTYIEDNQGYSSCDAQVLHSNNIYMEQAWAVNQPYTCSYPGNVFKSEYSDMDMALNQYNQPEYFTEEKPTFSQVQSPSYSQKKGYIPSYLDKDELCVVCGDKATGYHYRCITCEGCKGFFRRTIQKNLHPTYSCKYEGKCVIDKVTRNQCQECRFKKCIFVGMATDLVLDDSKRLAKRKLIEENREKRRREELQKTIGHKPEPTDEEWELIKIVTEAHVATNAQGSHWKQKRKFLPEDIGQAPIVNAPEGGKVDLEAFSQFTKIITPAITRVVDFAKKLPMFCELPCEDQIILLKGCCMEIMSLRAAVRYDPESETLTLNGEMAVTRGQLKNGGLGVVSDAIFDLGMSLSSFNLDDTEVALLQAVLLMSSDRPGLVCVERIEKCQEGFLLAFEHYINYRKHHVAHFWPKLLMKVTDLRMIGACHASRFLHMKVECPTELFPPLFLEVFED, from the exons ATGAACTACTGTATGCAAGAAATATATGAAGTGCACCCAGCTGCTGGTAGCAATTGCTACATGCAGTCCACTGATTATTGCACATATATTGAAGATAATCAGGGTTACAGCAGTTGTGATGCTCAGGTCCTGCACAGTAACAACATATATATGGAACAGGCCTGGGCGGTGAATCAGCCTTATACCTGTAGTTACCCTGGAAACGTGTTTAAAAGCGAGTACTCTGACATGGACATGGCCCTGAATCAGTACAACCAACCTGaatatttcacagaagaaaaacctaCTTTTTCTCAAGTGCAGTCGCCATCGTACTCTCAGAAGAAAG gGTATATACCCAGTTACTTAGACAAGGATGAGCTATGTGTAGTATGTGGGGACAAAGCTACTGGATATCATTATCGCTGCATCACTTGCGAAGGTTGCAAG ggtttttttagaagaacCATTCAGAAAAACCTCCATCCAACCTATTCCTGTAAATATGAAGGAAAATGTGTGATAGACAAAGTAACAAGAAATCAGTGCCAGGAATGTCGCTTCAAAAAATGTATCTTTGTTGGCATGGCAACAGATT tGGTGTTGGATGACAGCAAGCGGTTGGCAAAGAGGAAGCTGATAGAAGAAAATCGAGAGAAGAGACGTCgggaagagctgcagaaaaccaTTGGGCACAAACCAGAGCCAACAGATGAGGAATGGGAGCTCATCAAAATTGTTACTGAAGCACATGTGGCCACCAATGCACAAGGAAGCCActggaagcagaagaggaaattTCTG CCGGAAGATATTGGGCAGGCACCAATAGTTAATGCCCCAGAAGGTGGGAAAGTGGATTTAGAAGCCTTCAGCCAGTTTACAAAAATTATCACACCAGCGATTACAAGAGTGGTGGATTTTGCCAAAAAGTTGCCTATGTTTTGTGAG CTGCCATGTGAAGACCAGATCATCCTTCTGAAAGGCTGCTGTATGGAGATAATGTCCCTCCGAGCAGCGGTTCGCTATGACCCTGAGAGTGAGACTCTAACACTAAATGGGGAGATGGCGGTGACAAGGGGCCAGCTAAAAAATGGGGGTCTTGGCGTAGTGTCTGATGCCATTTTTGACCTGGGCATGTCTCTTTCTTCATTTAACCTGGATGACACCGAGGTTGCCCTTCTTCAGGCTGTTCTGCTCATGTCATCAG ATCGCCCAGGCCTTGTTTGTGTTGAGAGGATAGAAAAGTGTCAAGAGGGTTTCCTCCTGGCATTCGAACACTAcattaattacagaaaacacCATGTTGCACACTTTTGGCCAAAACTGCTGATGAAAGTGACAGACCTGCGAATGATCGGCGCCTGC
- the THRB gene encoding thyroid hormone receptor beta isoform X2, with protein MNYCMQEIYEVHPAAGSNCYMQSTDYCTYIEDNQGYSSCDAQVLHSNNIYMEQAWAVNQPYTCSYPGNVFKSEYSDMDMALNQYNQPEYFTEEKPTFSQVQSPSYSQKKGYIPSYLDKDELCVVCGDKATGYHYRCITCEGCKGFFRRTIQKNLHPTYSCKYEGKCVIDKVTRNQCQECRFKKCIFVGMATDLVLDDSKRLAKRKLIEENREKRRREELQKTIGHKPEPTDEEWELIKIVTEAHVATNAQGSHWKQKRKFLLPCEDQIILLKGCCMEIMSLRAAVRYDPESETLTLNGEMAVTRGQLKNGGLGVVSDAIFDLGMSLSSFNLDDTEVALLQAVLLMSSDRPGLVCVERIEKCQEGFLLAFEHYINYRKHHVAHFWPKLLMKVTDLRMIGACHASRFLHMKVECPTELFPPLFLEVFED; from the exons ATGAACTACTGTATGCAAGAAATATATGAAGTGCACCCAGCTGCTGGTAGCAATTGCTACATGCAGTCCACTGATTATTGCACATATATTGAAGATAATCAGGGTTACAGCAGTTGTGATGCTCAGGTCCTGCACAGTAACAACATATATATGGAACAGGCCTGGGCGGTGAATCAGCCTTATACCTGTAGTTACCCTGGAAACGTGTTTAAAAGCGAGTACTCTGACATGGACATGGCCCTGAATCAGTACAACCAACCTGaatatttcacagaagaaaaacctaCTTTTTCTCAAGTGCAGTCGCCATCGTACTCTCAGAAGAAAG gGTATATACCCAGTTACTTAGACAAGGATGAGCTATGTGTAGTATGTGGGGACAAAGCTACTGGATATCATTATCGCTGCATCACTTGCGAAGGTTGCAAG ggtttttttagaagaacCATTCAGAAAAACCTCCATCCAACCTATTCCTGTAAATATGAAGGAAAATGTGTGATAGACAAAGTAACAAGAAATCAGTGCCAGGAATGTCGCTTCAAAAAATGTATCTTTGTTGGCATGGCAACAGATT tGGTGTTGGATGACAGCAAGCGGTTGGCAAAGAGGAAGCTGATAGAAGAAAATCGAGAGAAGAGACGTCgggaagagctgcagaaaaccaTTGGGCACAAACCAGAGCCAACAGATGAGGAATGGGAGCTCATCAAAATTGTTACTGAAGCACATGTGGCCACCAATGCACAAGGAAGCCActggaagcagaagaggaaattTCTG CTGCCATGTGAAGACCAGATCATCCTTCTGAAAGGCTGCTGTATGGAGATAATGTCCCTCCGAGCAGCGGTTCGCTATGACCCTGAGAGTGAGACTCTAACACTAAATGGGGAGATGGCGGTGACAAGGGGCCAGCTAAAAAATGGGGGTCTTGGCGTAGTGTCTGATGCCATTTTTGACCTGGGCATGTCTCTTTCTTCATTTAACCTGGATGACACCGAGGTTGCCCTTCTTCAGGCTGTTCTGCTCATGTCATCAG ATCGCCCAGGCCTTGTTTGTGTTGAGAGGATAGAAAAGTGTCAAGAGGGTTTCCTCCTGGCATTCGAACACTAcattaattacagaaaacacCATGTTGCACACTTTTGGCCAAAACTGCTGATGAAAGTGACAGACCTGCGAATGATCGGCGCCTGC